CACAGCTccccgttgcgccagggaggtcgtcaaaaatcaaaatcataattTATATCGCCTGTTAAACATTTGCACCTTCAAGCAAATTTATCTGCGCTCCATTTTCAGACACAATACGCTATAGAAATGTGACGTCAAACTTGCTTATGTATAGGCCGGCCGTTTCACATTAACAATAAAGTGTCGACAGAACAGCACACGGGAGGATAAAATCATACGGTATCTAATAATAAACCATTGTTAACGGAGAATGTTATAACGTATTATGTACTCAGTAGACCACAATTTCGTTGGCGTGGAAGTTTCTATGTCTATATACCACGGTCCTAGCCATAGCTATAAAGTCTTAAACAAGTAGCATTTCGaaaatcatcatttcaaccaattgacgtccattgctggacacaggtcttttgtatggagttccacaatccacagtcctgggccgcttgcctccagcggctcccagcgactcgcctgatgtcatctgcccacctcgttgggggccgacctacgctgcgtttaccggtgcgcggtcgccattccagcaccttaagaccccaacgtccatcggttctccgattttgaaaacattaagcAATAAATAGGAATACACATTACATACACAGTACATTtttggtcataaattagtgacatctgcatatcgtctgcgaaaggtgcagaagtcatatGATTccaaaggtaattttggacctacaaatgcataagtttaaagaatgtgttaaaacacatttattacagtgaggttattatacaattgatgagtttcttaatgacaagattgcttggaagcatccggctccgctttcatctctcacaagatagaaaaacgaatgttaaaatgtaaaatgtaaatttttgatgttggaaaaggggcaactgctgagtttcttgccggcttcttctcggtagaatctgccttccgaaccggtggtagagtcactacacacggacagacttgacgtttcaaaagtgcttgtattaggtctacttgaattTTACATAAAGTGCCCAAGAGGGTACCTTAATTAGGTGATATTTATAGTTCTAAATTTggccaatttaaatttataaagtagtaaataagataattgttacaagctatggaattttatccgaaataaaTCCGTTATTATTATCTAGCTTAGCTTCAGGATTtatgttaacgaatgtagttatcatcaACATTTCACGGTTAtggatattatatactttttccaGAGCTGCAAACGTTGTTAGCGGCAATGGGCGGGCACGCAACACCAATGTACATTGGGGTTCCAACTTCCAAGGTACTGCAGGGCTAgcgatatcccccgattatatcccctcacAGGGGATTTAATTAACTTGTGCACCTGCTGAATATGGAACAGGAGAAGTTcccccccgtttattatttacacatttattatttggacattatacagccgagtggcgcagtgggcagcgaccttgctttctgagtccaaggccgattcccacaactggaaaatgtttgtgtgatgaacatgaatggttttcagtgtctgggtgtttatctgtatattataagtatttatgtgtattatattcatataaaaatattcatcagctatctcagtacccataacacaagctacgcttactttggggctagatggcgatgtgtgtattgtcttagtatatttatttatttatttattattatttccacttgtgagccagtgctctgagaattgataaagctgtgggagaaaataaatgtatattatgagACAAATATagcctttccccggggataatTGTCTCCGGCCCATGCTAGCCGGGCTGGTGTAGACCCCCCACTTACGACTGACGACATAAAACGAGACGCATGAAGTAGTCAAATACAAGCCGGGCAAAAAAACGTAACCAGTGGGAAGCTTTACAGTAAACCTATGACCAACAGTGGACGTCTGATGATCCTTAGAGCCACAGAGTTATGAACATTGAGAATCCTCATTCTGCCATCATTTTATGCAGtaaattgtgtccaaaaacagtgaaaacgcccagcgcacgtctcactttacagcCTCAACGGCTGCTACTAGGTCACAAACCCTTTCTCAATTTCCCATTGTATGGTAAACATTAGAGGTATAGTAATTACTtaactttcaactgctaaatggcatGACGTGACTAACCGATCCGAAACCGGTCGAGAACCAAATctaaattggagtggtttttggtgcTTTCTGTTTTGGAGCATAGACTCACAATTTTCCAAAGGGTGTTGACGGGCTTTAAACACTATTAAACACTAAAAAAACGAGGCAGTTAAGTATAACATTCATTAATACTGATCTATAATATATTGGGATTAATACGATTGTTGTTTCGTTTCATTCCAGTAGTCTATCTCTAAGTGGAATTTGCATTAGGTAcacgtattatattaataaataaacatttcagcCGCAATTTCGCACCTTTTGCGAGAGGAATTCGCCGATTTACGCGATTCCCGGGTTATAAATAGCTACGAGCCGGTCTATCTATCTTTGTAGAGTTTAAACGCGTTCCCCCTCCGTATTTCCTACACCCATCTGTACCCCTAGTACCAGGTTTGCTTTTTCGTAATCGAGGAGCCGTTTTCCCATATCAAGCCATGCAATCTAAAGTAAGCTGACAAAACGATACATTTTTTGCGGGTTGTTAGATCGATCGATCTAATAGTAAAACAGAACGGAACGGCGTTCGGACATATCGATCACTCTCACGCAGGCTGCCACTTGACACGCATTCACGAATAATACCTACACTTCATCGCCGCAGCCAAGATTCCGACCGACGACTTCACTAGCTCTTGACTATCAactatgttggaaaagagcaactactgagtttcttgccggctcttctcggtagaatctgctttccgaaccggtggtagagtcacacaaacatgcatacttgacgtttcaaaagtgcttataaagtaggcctacttgaaataaatgaatttgaatttgaatttgaactccAGTCATGTCTCCGCTTAGGAAGACTCCGCCTTGAACATGAGTTCCTTTGAAAGTGCCTTCGGGCGATCCCCTAAGAGTTTAGGGCGCTGATTCGAAAGAGTACCGCGTTGGATTCCTACACCGGTTTGGAACAGCCCATCCTGAGTGACCAAGCGTTCactgatttttttctgtttgtataattttagttcAAAGTGTTTAGGATGAACAGCCCAGTCGATTTATCAAGAAGTGCGCCACGTAGAAGCAACGTTAACCtttctcaaaaataaaaaaaaaacctttcctcAAATACAAATAGCCTCGCCATGCCTCGATTTAGACTCGTAAATCCTGAATActgatttttgtttaacaaaccTTCCGTCTCAAGCCTGAACAAAAGAATTGTGAGCAAATTTGATCCTTAATCATATGTATTTAAGATTCATTTAACTCAAattttcaagtatttccatactcatAAACTATTCATCGGTTGCGAGCGAGCGAATCTTGCACTAAGGGTACTGACCTAGTTAGCGACGCAGACGGTTGAATGGCTTCCCGTCCCTGACAGTGTCCACGCGGTGCTATTGTGTCAGCCAGCCTTATCTATAAGTACGGATATACCAGGTTTCCACGTGCGTAGACACTCGAAGTTCACCCATACTATTATtcgaaagagtgtttgtttgtttgtttgtttgtttgcccttgcTTCACgctttaactaagcaaccaatcgaattgattttttacatagttttagttgaaaggacgaagagtgacataggctacttttggtcctAAATTTACTCCAAATATCATTGTTGATAACACCGCGGGGCTTAGCTAGTTTATGCATAAGTTGAAACGTTTCGAGCACTGCTATCACACTTAACATCAACCGTTATCAACAGATTACTACAGGAAGCGGGTCTCTTCTTACAAAGAGAAGGTTTAAGCCTCAACGTCAGTGCTCTAAACCCTTATAAAAGTAAGCTTGTATGAGTAAATTACTCACATATCGCAAACGAAATTAGTCGCAGTCCGACTTGCGACTTGCAGGTTGACTCTACCAATCCGCTGCGCGTGAACTCTACCATCATCTACGCAGGTGGACTCTACAAACTCTACAAATCCACTGCGTTATATCAATCTGCTCTTGGGCCGCTAGCCAAGCATTGTTAGAGTTtacacgcatgcaggtttcctcgcgatgtcttcctttactgttaaagcaagtgatatttgatttggTTAAAAGTTCCTGCTgcaagtgaagccgaagtcctaacggCCTAAAGTAATATAACGggtataaatgaaaacattattttgtacagGTTTTTCGGTGTCAAAAATCGTCTAAATGAGAACCTAATTTTTGAAGtcagttaaaattaattattaatgtaagatGTGCACAAAACTGTTCTAAAACAGGTTCCGTTAATGTCCATTTCACAGACAATAACCGGGATAGACAATCGATCGCTCTTTGAGGCACAAACCTAGGAAATGACGATTTCCTATCTCCAGGCGGAACTGAGAATCCATTGAAAGAAGACGCCAACACATGTAATATATACTGTGTATTTTTCCAATGTTTGATCTATCTCGCGTTCTAGTAAGGTTTCCTTCCTTACATTAAAGGCCTAAGATTGTACATAAAATATTCTATCctgtttctaaaaataaattcttaaatttaatgttttaatatctGTTATAAAGCAGTACCTGTTGGTTCAAACGTAATCATAATCACTCATACACTAATAACCTCTTCAGCTTGTAATATGCATACATTGCAGATTATACaagatgatattttaaaaccttaAAATACGTTCGGTATGATGAGATACCACTAGGTGATGATAATGACAAGACCCACGTAAGTTTCAGCGACGAGACTAAATTGATGCACGTAGTAGTAATCGTTTCCATCAGCTAGGCACTTAAGTTACAAAACTTGCTACTATAAGCTCTATAGTACTTGCTAATAATGTACTAACCTTCAAAGATGTTCTGTATGATGAGATAGCTCTGGATGAGGAGCGCCACGTGGGTCCAAGGGAAGATAGTAAATGAACGCACATAGTAATCGCTTCAACAGCTAGGAACCTAAATTAGAAAACCTATAATGAGCTTACCTCTATAGTACTTGCTAATAATGTACTAACCTTCAAAGATGTTCTGTATGATGAGATAGCTCTGGGTGACGACGATGAGGAGAGCCACGTGGGTCCAAGCGAAGAGACTGAACTGACGCATGTAGTAACGCTTCACGAGTGAGAGCACGAACCACACGAATCCAACGCAGTAAAGGCTGAACGATATGAACCGGTGGTAGGTGACCAAGAACTTGAGGTAGTCCTGAAAAGGGATATACGTTCAGTACATATTATGGCTTGGGGGATCAGATATATTCGTTTCAAGACATCGGCGACGCTTAAGGCGAAATCGGGTATGATGGGATACACAAACATTACTTTACGCGGCTCTCATTGATTTAATTTGCAGTGTAGATTATAAAAGACAATTCGTATTCTTTTTAACCAACttctgttaatattatttttcatgtaTGTTCGGATAAAACTCCGTCATGTATGGACGGATCAgcaaaaatattctattatgatattttaaaaatgacccACCACATTTTgatattatcataatttaaaacagTGAATTCCATTTTGACAATGATGCAACTTGAGTAGGTAACCCAAAGGAAATTCACTTATCGTTCTTTATTAACAGGCCAAATCGTAAACCATATATAAACTCCAAATACAACACGATTTCGCTTGACAAATGAAACCATACGTTCTAAGCTGCGAAATTAATACGATTTTGGACCACATTCATTTCTTTACTTATTGACGCAACAAGTAAGTTTTCAATTATTGGATTAGTTAACGGACTTGGTGTATAATGTCAGTCAGTAGTTTCTGAAAATCCACTAAAATCACTTATGCATATTGGTAACCTCAGGTATCAcggaaaaaatctcaaattttatattttaacaattataacaCTTGCAATGTTTGTTTAAATTCAActgcttcatcatcatataaacccattacctgGGCACCTAAGACTGTTAGAAGGGttcaggccatagtccaccacgctggcttagtatggattggtggactccacacgcctttgagaacattataagtcaaaatatttaaagccCTGTCAGTCCAGTCAGTCAAATTTACTTCTCGTGGTATGAGCGAACTGAATATCCATTGTCACAGACATCATGTCAATCCAATGCTTCTTTGCTGCGTGTAACAaggacaaaacaaaaaaaaaacactttcgcttttataataaaagtagggATACCAACTCTGATATGATTTACGAAATTTTTGGTCACGGTCGGCTACTCGTATCATACGCGACCTTTTTGTATTTGCGTTTTTTACACAATAGGTACCACATAATTACTGTATTGCGATAAAAGTGCGGCAGAATGTTTGCAATTACAAACTAAATTACGCAGGCTAAAACCTTACTGTTTCAGTTAAATTTAAAGGCCTACTTTGCTTGATTTGGGCCCCTATTACTTGGAGACCCATCTATGACTAACGCAacgtatattttaatagcttgtgaatgaatacacttttattgtacaccaaagaaaaaaaagtagttacaaagatataaatacatatcaagagagtacaatttggtggccttatcgctacatagcgatttcttccaggcaaccaatggcgtaaaaggaaaaaacatagaaaagaggtaggtggtgcaataaataagatttaaaaattatacaaatatataaatacaaataaaatattgtgttgttttttttctatcttattttgtataaatgtttgtatgtatgttacgACAGGTGTTGTTGTGGTCAATAAAGCCTAAGCCAACCGAGCCGAACCAGAAAAGAGGCTCTGATTCACCCGGCGTTCGATGCAGAGAGCTTATTAAATAACGAATGAGATATTTGGAAGATATCtagtagctcaacgagttgcgaagctaaatTTGCAATGCGCGGGGCACATAGCCCGGAGAACCGATGAATGTTTCGGTCCAAAGGAGTTAGGATGGCGACCTCACAGGCTCACACCGataaatgcagcgttggtagaccctcgACTAGGTTACTCGCTCTTCATGAGCCGGCAGCCGCTTTCGAAGCGCGTAAACTATTTGAGCTAACGAACTAGACTAAGATTATAATAACGAAAATTTATGCATAGTTTGATCTTCTTTCACTTAGcaacatttgcatttataacattccCGGAGAAGAAGCGAATgtaaatatacctacagtagaTGCGGATGAAGCCGCGCTTGTTTAGTGGAACAATAGTTAGAATGTAGGGATTCAGTAGACACGATGGAAGCCGcggaaaacattttataaaaatatagttgtaCTAGGTAACTAATtagaaaatactattaaactATAGGAATATACTAAGTATCATATCATATTAAACATTGTTCGTTTTTGTCATGATTTCCTAAGGGCCAATCTTTTAATCTCCATTTAATGGATTAGTCCATCAATTTACTAAGTTATAACATTTACTAAAGTATAAGTATAGGATTTGTTACTGTGGATTTAATGTGGATCGAAGTTAAGCCGTAGCAACAAACAAGGTTCCATAGGCAAACAATAATCCCTTGTAGCTtcgtcaaaagtttttttggtACGTTTATGCCTACCATCAGTATTCTATTACAGTAAATCTGATATAGACAAAAAACAatagttttaaactaatttgcatgtataatatcagtataatatttaagaaacctCACACTATgttattttcatacaaactttcatcccctgtcTAACCTCCATAgaggtaaatttaaaaatatcttagtcTCATTCGTCAGcgtcgtcatatcaacccattacaagccacgggtctcttctcacaatgagaaggatttaggctatagtctaccacgctggcacagtgcggattgttagactccacagaagaacattatgaagaactctcaggcatgcaggtttcctcacgatgtttttcttcaccgttgaagcaagtgatattttaattgcctatgACGAACCTATATGTACGTAAGCCCAAATATTTAATGCCCTCTGGTGCAGTCAGATTGAGTTCCGCACAAGAATCGAGGTTAAACCAATTAGAGGGATTCGCGCTGTATCCGATAACCTCAATGCTACCTACACATAGGTAACACGATAGCGTGTTTACGTAACCTTATATTTTCGTAAACTTGTGCATTTTGTTGATTTTAGATGTCGGTGATAGCTTCacattaatttaacttttaaaaaacatCTCAGTCTCGTTTACGATTAAACGTTATTGATTATGATcgattttataaacatacaGACAATACAGGATAAATGCGAATAAGTATGCGCGATAAAGTAATCACAGTGATAGCAAAGTGCTTATTATCTGCCGCATATTATCAACTTACTATATCGAGTGaaatttctttcttatttttttttaactgtaataaactagcgcttgaccacagtCCGTCCTGATGGGAAGTGTAGATGtcgcctaagatgggacgctcttgcctagaagatgcctattcactcttgttttaaagataaccAGGCTTTCAGAATTAGGAAACAAAGAAATTGGAAGGGTGTTTCAAACCCAGCCATGCGAATAAGACAAGAAGATGAAAATCGCTTCatgcgagtttttgggatattaacaacatagggGTGAAAACCCGCCCGGTGCCTTGCAGTGCGATGGTAGAATGGTGAGGAGGGGATGAGAtcgaatagttcctgagcacatTCTCCAAAGTATATCCTATAAAACACCGACAGACTGGCTACCTTACGGCGGTGATCAAGACTTTGGAGTTTAGCCAAAAGTGGTGAATCCTCGCCTATAAGGCTCCTGGCTCGGCTATCCACAGCATCCAAAGCGGCCAACTGGTACTTAGCGAAACTATTATCTACTACTATAACTaatcaaagtaggtacctactttttaaaATCAACTCTTTCTAGTTTTAGCTTCTTCCTAGCTCTATCCCAGGAAGGAATCGAATCTGTTGGTTTAGTTACTATCAAAAACGGAAACGGGCCAGAGACGCCATTGAGTACTTTTCGCTATCCTTTGTAGTTTAGGATTTGGTCATGAACGCCCACTTGAAAAATTCAACTTTATTCTAACAAGTAAGTATCTATTTATCTTGCGTTTTTTGGAGTATACAGGACATAACAAGCGTTTTTAGTCCGCTTTTATGAAAAAAACCATGGGGACCGTTTGATTTCCTTTTCAATCTTCCAAACCCAAATTTCCATAcctttaaagtaattaattatttgccaATAGTAAAGTTAATAAGGACaagcacacaaacaaacacactttcttatttataattttagtaaggaTTTAACATCAGTTGATCCTCATATGACTTCAATCAACTTTTATTCACCTTTTTAGCTATTGCGAtaagtaaatagataaataggGTATATACTCACAGTCCTATTTATCACCACTCCAAAGTAGTCAATCAGGTTCTCTCCATAGAAGAAGTAGTTGGAAGTCAACAGGAAGTACCATGAGAGGGATCTGAACCAGGGCAAACCGTGTACCCTGTACACTGCATAGCCAATGTTGATGATCTCCTCGAAGCATTTAACTTGTACGCAGAGTACCTGTTGCAggataaaataagttattaatattacacaataataaatCGCACTAACCAAGAACTAACACAAGTAGTTTGTAAGGATTGaaactttttgtaaatttagatggaataaataatgctttattatttttatacttattacatTACAGGGACTAATAATTAAGTCAATTAAGGAAATTCCAATTAGGTATTGTTTGGAGTAATGTCATATCACCAAACAATTTAGCACACTGATATAATGAACACAGGCCAGAGCATTTCTTGTTCATCATTGTAAAGGAAATTAATTCATTTGGAGCTTTCATCTCTAATGACATGATTGACAAACGGTAAAAGTGATCCAGGGATTGCAAGTTCTTATGCATAGCTAGTACTCTCCCTATTATTATTCCTTTGAATTGaagacgattggcgcagtgggcagcaaacctgctttctgcatcgaaggctgtgggtttgattaccACAACTCGAAAATAGTTGTGTGATGaaaaggaatgtttttcagtgtctgggtgtttatgtgtattttataagtatttatctatactattcataaaaaaaaaaatcactcatcttagcacccataactcgagctacgcttactttgggtctagatggccctgtgtgtattgtcgtagtatatttatttataatttgagtCCTTGTATTGTAAGAATGTATCTCAACTCTGTGGTTAGTGATAAAAATGGCTAAACATGCTCTCAAGGCGTGGGCTGAACACCACCAATTTCCCAACGCATCCataccactagaccaaagagaTATTTCTGACTTAAAGctaaaaactcaaaaatatactttacggTTATCATTAGGGCCAAGGGACCACCATAGATGAGTAAGCAGAAGCCCCCGATCATCAGCCATGTGAAGATGCCTCGTATCACCCAATTTCTCCATCTATTAATAAAACCCAAAATATAAAATCCCACTATAAATACTATAGCAAACCTTAGATGGAAAAAAACCTCCAACAAATAAAATCTACATGCTTATATTACAAATTCAAAAGGGTGTCTGATACCCTACTTGCATATTATGTTTAGATCAAGTTCTGCACCAATCTTTATGAAACTTggcactgaaatattttttactaagtaGGTGCAGACGCAGTGCCCATAGAATTCGAAGGCCCTTCTTTATGCCTTGGCATAGAAATAGCTTGCATTCTGATAATTGACTTAGGATACTTTTTGGAGTTTTAGGTAAAATATTAGTATGCCGCAGAATttcaagaataaataattacacgCAGATAATGTCACCGGTTAGTCTTTATCATAGTGTTTATTCCTCACTTACCTCGAAGACAATCCAGAGAGCGCTGAATCGAGTAACTCGGGTGTCTTATCGGTACCTTGAGGTAGCGACTTAGCTAGTTCGTCCACATATTTCTCTTCTAAGACTTTTTCCTCCTCGGAATCCACCTATCAAAACACCGAACCATTAACaacacataaattaaaaaaaaaactggttctATATCATActgtgaaataattattttttacatgatCCGATTCGCCTGCATTCTCGGCTTTATCATTCCCATCTCCATCACCACGCCGGTGCCGTATTTCACTCATATTCACTGATGCTACAATCTACACTTTTTAACAGGTAAACACAGcactaattaattttttatttcaaaatgaacAAAACTGTATTCGATGTTGTTCTTTTGAAGCAAGTTGTCAAACGAAAaatcaatacatattatatttttttttattaggggTAATGGTTGCCAgttacaaaaaaagttattcaGACTCGGTATCTAGGGTTTTGGTAGTAATAAAAGTGAGAAATCGCTAAATTTTCAACTACGCAACCAGCCACGCAaccaataatttaaaacaaaatatgtgtGCAAAGGTTTAATAATagctaagttttatttaaagtacttGATGACAGTATTGAAATAATTCAACGATTTGTGTTTGTAAAGCATTAATTCAATGATATTATTACAGCCAGCAAAATAATCAGCCAAAATTTATTTCGACCGTATCTGATCAACAATTAAAGTAAAGAATATCATTATTCTTTACTTTAATTGTATCTCATGTGTAATCGGTGATGAAAGTTTAGAAAAATGGAATTGGCTGGTTTGAAACAAAAGTTAATGGCACACACCGATGCCGAGGCAGCAGCGTCACTGCACTGGGTGGGATTAATCTAGCCCTATGATAATTTACTTGAATATATAGGTACAAAAGCTGATGgtcagggaatataatcgggggatataatttttgtctcctgcctgtgctagccctgcagcgtGAAAATGTTCAACCTTTTTGTAAACCTTTCCACTGTGCTTTAACTTGTACAGTAAACAGtaaataggtaattaaaatatacaaatattgaaTTTACATTTGAATTATAGGAcaagtatgtattttatttaaatatcctttcagatttaattttttaagctaGATGAAATACtgcaaatattgaaataaaataagttcgAGAATAGTTCAAACTTGGTAGCTCAACTGGCAGCTAGTATTGCCATTATGAAGTAATTAAAAGACTCTCCTCCAGTTATGCAAAAATTTGACAGTTTATATGGCacggcaataaaaaaaatatataaacaactaTGTCGGGCAATCCTGATGATTTAGAGCAAAATATTGAAACCGtaagctttttatttataaaagcctGTGTTTTTACTACCTAAAATTTTACTCTAATCATAGCGTTTTACTTTTCAGTTGAAAACCTCGGTTAGAAAGTCATTTGCTCGTATTTACGCGAGTTTGAAGGCGAGGGAGCTGAAAACATTAAGGCAACTCGACGCTATACGCAAACAATGCCAAGACAACAAAGAATTGGAAATAAATTGTGTTCAGAACATTAACATATGCTATAGTGACGAGTCCACGTTACTAGATATCGTAAGTAACTATGGTGTTATTGATTTTGAAAGACTTAGTTTTGATAGCAGTACTTTTATATTAGAGGATTATATCAGTCCCAATGACGATCATATGTATTCGTATAAGACTATTGAAGAAATCACTGAGAACGAGGATGTAGGAGCTATTGAGGAAGCTGCGCTTAAGCAAATAACTGACACTGATGATTGTGTATGTATTGTTAATGTACAGGCTGAAGACGTGTCTAGGAAATTTCGAGAATTTAATGCTAATTTAAACGTAAGTGCACCTAACACTAATATAGATAATGAGGTAGATGAATGTGGGGATATTGAgactatagaaaataaattagaaacaaacagtattacgGAAGATGAAAATCTTGATAATTCAGATGTGGAAGTGCAGAAAAACAATCCTACAGATGACTGGTTAAACTCTATCAAAAATCAAACTGAAACCGAGCCAACACAAGTGAGTGATGTAATGGAACACAGTACTATAGCTTGCTCTTAAGTTTTAATACTGACAGCAAGTCCTAGCACCAATTTacttaaaatgcatttaataaagatttactattttatgtattatttgttaaacttttttaattttatataaacaagggtaagGTAATAAAAGACATGAAAATTAAAGCATCAACTTATATTGTTAATACATTTACAAATGGTGTTACTGATCACTTAATCGCTAATATGCATTGACTTCCGATTATATTctctaatgaataaatattaccCTTTATTTCGACTGCACTTTGAGTacagtttacaaataaaaataaatggtcACCAATCATCCGATACCGACTGTCTGATTAGCTGTGTCCATATGAAGTATAATGTCTCACAGGACAAGGGTTTGATCACCATGTGGATGAGCTGAGTTTGGCACCAGGCCGagctattttaaataagaacatGTTGCTAAGAAGCAAGTGATCAAGGTTCGCTATTTTCATTTTGTCTCATGGACAGTTTGACATAGTGACAGTAGCTGGTGTTAATAGCATTCCAGACATTGTCACACAAGCATTTATCATACGTGGACACAGCTAAGGgtagaaacatatttataaaatgccaCCCAACTCAATGCTTCTTGTAACAATGCTTATGCAGTTTGTAAT
The genomic region above belongs to Pararge aegeria chromosome 8, ilParAegt1.1, whole genome shotgun sequence and contains:
- the LOC120625903 gene encoding uncharacterized protein LOC120625903, producing MSGNPDDLEQNIETLKTSVRKSFARIYASLKARELKTLRQLDAIRKQCQDNKELEINCVQNINICYSDESTLLDIVSNYGVIDFERLSFDSSTFILEDYISPNDDHMYSYKTIEEITENEDVGAIEEAALKQITDTDDCVCIVNVQAEDVSRKFREFNANLNVSAPNTNIDNEVDECGDIETIENKLETNSITEDENLDNSDVEVQKNNPTDDWLNSIKNQTETEPTQVSDVMEHSTIACS